One genomic region from Pyrinomonadaceae bacterium encodes:
- a CDS encoding quinone-dependent dihydroorotate dehydrogenase — translation MSLYSSIVRPILFRLPAETAHHFALSSLSGALGVEAVRHAVEKRHKRAPFGKLKRFGLTFSNPVGLAAGFDKNGEATDALSALGFGFIEVGTVTGEAQPGNPKPRIFRLPKDRALINRLGFNNTGAKQVVKNLKKHRADCVLGINIGKSRSVPVAKAIPDYLKTFGIVYEIADYIAVNVSSPNTPQLRELQQPDLLNDLLTSLQGRNRELAEKHSLTAPRPLLVKIAPDLSEDELSAILAVAQKNEVSGIIATNTSVNRAGLQTSNARVAEIGEGGLSGAPINRRSDEVIRMIYRLTNGTMPVVGVGGVFTAEDAWEKICAGASLIQIYTGFIYEGPGIARRINEGLRHFVSKEGFVSLDEAVGCRA, via the coding sequence TTGTCACTTTACAGTTCCATCGTCCGTCCAATTCTCTTTCGCCTGCCGGCAGAGACGGCGCACCACTTCGCTCTGTCGTCGCTGTCCGGAGCGTTGGGCGTCGAAGCCGTTCGCCATGCAGTCGAAAAGCGCCACAAACGAGCGCCGTTTGGAAAACTGAAAAGGTTCGGGCTGACTTTTTCGAACCCGGTCGGCCTCGCTGCGGGTTTCGACAAGAACGGTGAAGCGACCGACGCGTTAAGCGCACTCGGATTTGGATTTATTGAAGTTGGAACTGTGACGGGAGAAGCGCAGCCCGGCAATCCTAAGCCACGCATTTTTCGCTTGCCGAAGGATCGGGCGCTTATTAATCGGCTCGGTTTTAACAATACCGGCGCGAAGCAGGTCGTGAAGAACTTGAAAAAGCACCGAGCGGATTGCGTGCTGGGAATCAACATCGGCAAGTCGCGCAGCGTCCCTGTCGCAAAAGCGATTCCCGATTATCTGAAGACATTCGGAATCGTTTACGAAATCGCTGACTACATCGCGGTGAATGTCAGCTCGCCGAACACGCCGCAGCTTCGCGAATTGCAGCAGCCGGACCTGCTCAATGACCTGTTGACCTCTTTGCAAGGTCGCAATCGCGAGCTTGCGGAAAAGCATTCGCTGACGGCGCCACGCCCGCTGCTCGTAAAAATCGCGCCCGACCTCAGCGAAGACGAACTTAGCGCGATCCTCGCGGTTGCGCAGAAAAACGAAGTCTCAGGTATCATCGCGACCAACACGAGCGTTAACCGTGCAGGATTGCAGACATCGAATGCGCGGGTCGCTGAGATCGGCGAGGGCGGTTTGAGCGGCGCGCCAATCAACCGTCGCTCGGACGAAGTCATTCGCATGATTTATCGTCTGACCAATGGAACAATGCCCGTCGTGGGAGTTGGGGGAGTGTTCACAGCGGAAGACGCGTGGGAAAAGATTTGCGCCGGTGCGAGTTTGATTCAAATTTACACCGGCTTCATTTACGAAGGGCCGGGTATTGCACGCCGGATCAATGAAGGTTTGCGTCACTTCGTTTCAAAAGAAGGATTCGTATCGCTGGATGAAGCAGTGGGCTGTCGAGCATGA
- a CDS encoding redoxin domain-containing protein, with the protein MCHSELRSIQKNLSKFNEAGIRPVAISIDAPEINRDYMLQKAGYTFTFLSDPKLETIRRYDLVHEGQGENGAGVARPAEFLIDASGTVRWRMVTENLFVRARPEEVLEAAKALQ; encoded by the coding sequence ATATGTCACTCCGAGTTACGGAGCATCCAAAAGAATCTCAGTAAGTTTAACGAAGCCGGAATCCGTCCCGTCGCGATCAGTATTGATGCGCCCGAGATAAATCGCGACTACATGCTGCAAAAAGCCGGATACACTTTTACGTTTCTCTCGGATCCTAAACTCGAGACGATCCGCCGCTATGATCTGGTCCACGAGGGTCAGGGAGAAAACGGCGCAGGCGTCGCGCGTCCGGCAGAGTTCCTAATCGATGCGTCCGGAACAGTTCGCTGGCGAATGGTGACAGAGAATCTTTTTGTGCGGGCGCGGCCGGAAGAGGTCCTCGAAGCGGCGAAGGCTTTGCAGTAA
- a CDS encoding metallophosphoesterase, whose protein sequence is MASRTIVVGDLHGCYDELQALLDKVAFTDDDRLICVGDLITKGPKNREVLELFMSDKRFTAVIGNHDLALRRRWNGEKFKLTGSQKPTHKELKHEKERFLPFLNQLPFIIELEKHLIVHAGLRPNVALHSQTTEDMTLMRSLGPKREARHGDPWYDAYDGEKMVLFGHWPADEPRRGPNALGLDTGCVYGHRLSAYIIETGTIESVQARATWNPT, encoded by the coding sequence ATGGCATCGCGCACAATCGTCGTTGGAGATCTTCACGGCTGTTACGATGAACTTCAGGCGCTGCTCGATAAAGTGGCGTTCACTGATGACGACCGCTTGATTTGCGTCGGCGATCTCATCACGAAGGGACCAAAGAATCGCGAAGTGCTCGAGCTGTTCATGAGCGACAAACGATTTACAGCGGTCATCGGCAATCACGATTTGGCGTTGCGGCGGCGTTGGAATGGTGAGAAGTTTAAACTCACCGGCTCACAAAAACCGACGCACAAAGAACTGAAGCATGAGAAGGAGCGGTTTCTGCCGTTTCTGAATCAGCTCCCGTTCATCATCGAGCTGGAAAAACACTTGATCGTCCACGCGGGGCTGCGGCCGAACGTGGCGTTGCATTCTCAAACGACCGAGGACATGACTTTAATGCGTTCGTTGGGCCCGAAGCGCGAGGCGAGGCATGGCGATCCCTGGTACGACGCTTACGATGGCGAGAAGATGGTTTTGTTTGGTCATTGGCCCGCCGACGAGCCGCGCCGGGGGCCTAACGCGCTGGGTTTGGACACTGGTTGCGTGTACGGCCATCGCTTGTCTGCATATATAATCGAAACCGGAACAATCGAGAGTGTTCAGGCGCGCGCTACCTGGAATCCGACATAG
- a CDS encoding DUF4956 domain-containing protein yields the protein MNRLSLTVLSTFALILLISGGLAYVLRDRPDINNAAATADAGVGAQPKSSPAEAPKSSPEPAKRNSGTLFGDLFAESSPDVAPSHSGNWAATAAIVTLRFALAALLAAILAFRPRRGVAVSRRNPFVGQTQILMAVVAAAMMMVVGDSAARAFGIFAAASLVRFRTNIRDPKEITVLLVCLGVGLAAGVGRWDMAIILSLFVLLALAILESFEQSQVFRSMEVAVESKNVDHTHNVLKGIFNRHKFDMELREINRQDEDDPLGKIVYVVHMNAAISTDRLSEEILAADRENIDSVEWEQKDSQTYIYK from the coding sequence ATGAACAGGCTTAGTCTGACAGTCCTAAGTACTTTCGCACTCATCCTGCTGATAAGCGGTGGCCTGGCTTACGTGCTTCGCGATCGCCCAGATATCAACAACGCCGCCGCGACTGCCGACGCAGGTGTCGGCGCCCAACCCAAGTCGTCTCCGGCTGAAGCGCCAAAGAGTTCACCTGAGCCTGCAAAACGGAATAGCGGCACGTTGTTTGGCGATTTATTTGCTGAGAGTTCGCCGGATGTAGCGCCGTCACATTCCGGAAACTGGGCCGCCACAGCGGCGATCGTCACTTTGCGATTTGCCCTGGCAGCTTTGCTCGCCGCGATTCTGGCGTTCCGTCCGCGTCGGGGAGTCGCGGTCAGCCGCCGCAATCCTTTTGTCGGGCAGACACAGATTCTGATGGCCGTGGTGGCCGCGGCGATGATGATGGTCGTGGGTGACAGCGCGGCGCGCGCTTTCGGCATTTTTGCGGCCGCATCGCTGGTTCGCTTTCGCACCAACATTCGCGATCCGAAAGAGATCACTGTGCTGTTGGTTTGTCTCGGCGTTGGGCTGGCCGCGGGTGTCGGTCGCTGGGACATGGCGATTATTCTGAGCCTGTTTGTGCTGCTTGCCCTCGCGATTCTCGAGTCGTTTGAGCAATCGCAGGTGTTTCGATCAATGGAGGTCGCGGTCGAATCTAAGAACGTCGATCACACCCACAATGTGTTGAAGGGAATTTTCAACCGGCACAAATTCGACATGGAACTCCGTGAGATTAATCGGCAGGATGAAGACGATCCACTAGGGAAGATCGTTTACGTCGTGCACATGAATGCCGCCATCAGCACCGACCGCTTGAGCGAGGAAATACTCGCAGCCGATCGAGAGAACATCGACAGCGTCGAGTGGGAACAGAAAGACAGCCAGACGTATATCTACAAGTAA
- the ppk1 gene encoding polyphosphate kinase 1 — MKPNNNQPIFDPERKSPDGKKGKRHRFLSWSVFNRDLMQLEFFKRLLEEAADKSVPLLERLKFLAVFSSNIDEFFMVRVSGLKEMLEADELEPMPGELSPADQLRVIRERVLPMVEEHSRLLRDEVIPGLKDAGVVIMPYASLTKPEKKGLSEYFMKNVFLMLTPQAVDPAHPFPYMSNLSLNIGLTAERHADHAHTGALISGEYATEDTVRFVRIKVPPLCPRLVPVKEGEQRFVLMEELIEANIHHLFVSAQLSKGYMFRVTRDADVEIREDKAADLLGLIRESLRERRFGLPVRLEVSSQMPQEMVDYLVKSMGIQRDDVYVIDSVLGAGSLMELYDLERPELRDKPIQMTVPAPLRRKTSPFDALKKQDVLLHHPYTSYTTVVEFIQAAAHDPQVVAIKICLYRTGKNSPIPKALIEASERGKQVTAVVEIKARFDEENNIEWAKRLAESGVHVVYGLVNLKTHSKLALVVRREAEGLQTYTHIATGNYNPTTSRLYTDLGLLTSDPEIGEDATDLFNFLTGFSLQKEYKQLLVAPVNLRHRMLSLIEREREHAEAGREAYIAAKVNRLTDLDTVDALYRASQAGVKIDLIVRGSCMLRPGVPGLSQTVHVRSIVGRFLEHSRIFHFANGGDDEVYIGSADWMSRNMDRRVEVVTPVRDEQLKSYLKDVVVPAYLRDNMAARILTAEGTYQKPQIGVGEEPFNSQLFFEGRNSAPSGGSVHPMKRRRLWAKHAQ, encoded by the coding sequence ATGAAACCCAATAATAACCAGCCGATATTCGACCCCGAACGGAAATCTCCTGACGGCAAAAAAGGGAAGCGCCATCGCTTTCTTTCGTGGTCAGTATTCAACCGTGACCTGATGCAGCTCGAGTTCTTTAAGCGGCTGTTGGAAGAGGCCGCGGACAAGTCGGTGCCTTTGCTCGAGCGACTGAAGTTTCTCGCGGTCTTCTCAAGCAATATCGATGAATTCTTCATGGTGCGCGTTTCCGGTTTGAAGGAAATGCTTGAGGCTGATGAGCTGGAACCGATGCCGGGCGAGCTAAGTCCAGCCGATCAATTGAGAGTGATTCGCGAGCGGGTGCTGCCGATGGTCGAGGAGCACAGTCGCTTGTTGCGCGACGAAGTGATTCCGGGATTGAAGGACGCCGGCGTGGTGATTATGCCGTACGCGTCACTGACGAAACCGGAAAAGAAGGGCCTGTCCGAATACTTCATGAAGAACGTCTTCCTCATGTTGACGCCGCAGGCCGTCGATCCCGCGCACCCGTTTCCTTACATGTCGAACCTGAGCCTGAACATTGGTTTGACCGCGGAACGCCACGCCGATCACGCGCACACCGGAGCTTTGATCAGCGGCGAATACGCAACTGAAGACACCGTGCGGTTCGTGCGCATTAAGGTCCCGCCGCTCTGTCCGCGTCTGGTCCCGGTAAAAGAAGGCGAGCAGCGGTTCGTGCTGATGGAAGAGCTGATCGAAGCGAACATTCACCACTTGTTCGTCAGCGCGCAGTTGAGCAAAGGCTATATGTTTCGCGTCACGCGAGATGCGGACGTCGAAATCAGAGAAGACAAAGCAGCGGATTTACTCGGCTTGATCAGAGAGTCGCTGCGCGAGCGCCGGTTTGGCTTGCCGGTGCGTCTGGAAGTTTCGTCGCAGATGCCCCAGGAGATGGTGGACTATCTGGTTAAGTCGATGGGTATTCAGCGCGACGATGTTTATGTGATCGACAGCGTGCTGGGTGCAGGCAGCCTGATGGAGCTTTACGATCTCGAACGCCCTGAATTGAGAGATAAGCCGATCCAGATGACGGTGCCGGCGCCTTTGCGCCGCAAGACTTCTCCGTTTGATGCGCTGAAGAAACAGGATGTCCTGCTGCATCATCCGTACACGTCTTACACGACGGTCGTTGAGTTCATTCAGGCGGCCGCGCACGATCCGCAGGTGGTGGCGATTAAGATTTGTCTCTATCGCACCGGGAAGAACTCGCCAATTCCAAAGGCCCTGATCGAGGCGAGCGAGCGCGGCAAGCAAGTCACCGCGGTGGTCGAGATCAAGGCACGCTTCGATGAAGAGAACAATATCGAATGGGCGAAGCGTCTGGCCGAATCGGGAGTGCACGTGGTTTACGGACTCGTGAATCTGAAGACGCACAGCAAACTTGCATTGGTCGTGCGGCGCGAGGCAGAAGGTCTGCAAACCTACACGCACATTGCGACGGGCAACTACAATCCGACCACGTCGCGGCTTTACACGGACCTCGGCCTGCTTACCAGCGATCCGGAAATCGGTGAGGACGCGACCGACTTATTTAATTTCCTCACCGGTTTCTCGCTCCAAAAAGAATACAAGCAGCTTCTGGTCGCGCCTGTGAACCTGCGGCATCGGATGTTGAGTTTGATCGAACGTGAGCGGGAACACGCCGAAGCTGGTCGCGAAGCTTACATCGCCGCGAAGGTGAACCGGTTAACCGATCTGGACACAGTCGATGCGCTCTATCGCGCGTCGCAAGCCGGGGTCAAAATCGATCTGATCGTGCGCGGCTCGTGCATGCTGCGTCCGGGCGTGCCCGGGCTGTCGCAAACAGTTCACGTGCGCAGCATCGTCGGCCGCTTCCTGGAACACAGTCGCATTTTTCATTTTGCGAACGGCGGCGATGACGAGGTTTACATCGGCTCAGCCGACTGGATGTCGCGGAACATGGACCGGCGCGTCGAGGTTGTGACGCCGGTGCGGGATGAGCAACTTAAGTCATACCTGAAAGACGTCGTGGTGCCCGCTTACTTACGCGACAACATGGCCGCGCGGATTCTGACGGCGGAAGGCACTTATCAGAAACCGCAAATCGGCGTGGGTGAGGAACCATTCAACAGCCAACTCTTTTTTGAAGGCCGCAACAGCGCACCATCGGGCGGGAGCGTCCACCCAATGAAGCGCCGGCGGTTGTGGGCCAAGCACGCGCAATAA
- a CDS encoding tyrosine-protein phosphatase encodes MQKLQPMLVRRFFGVLATVLAITTFAVAQETPQRATYVKIKNFGQMDDRFFRGAQPKTEEDYKALAALGIKTIIDLTDDPKEYEKPLVESLGMKYVHIPMIAKKYPTPAATEAFLKTVNDPSTGKFYLHCAGGRHRTGAMGAVYRYEFYNWDFDKVYQEMKQYDFYTSWGHGAFKDFVRDYHAKKQGNNANAAEAPQKDDKQ; translated from the coding sequence ATGCAGAAACTGCAACCGATGTTAGTTCGTCGTTTTTTTGGTGTTTTAGCTACTGTTCTTGCCATCACAACTTTTGCCGTCGCCCAGGAGACTCCACAAAGAGCCACCTACGTAAAGATAAAGAACTTCGGGCAGATGGACGATCGCTTTTTCCGCGGGGCGCAACCCAAAACTGAAGAAGATTACAAGGCTCTGGCCGCGCTGGGGATCAAAACGATCATCGACTTGACCGACGATCCAAAAGAGTACGAGAAGCCGTTGGTCGAGTCGCTGGGAATGAAGTACGTACACATTCCCATGATCGCGAAAAAGTATCCCACTCCAGCAGCTACGGAAGCGTTCTTAAAAACCGTGAACGACCCGAGCACCGGAAAGTTTTACCTCCACTGCGCCGGCGGCCGGCATCGCACAGGCGCGATGGGTGCGGTTTATCGTTACGAGTTTTACAACTGGGACTTCGACAAGGTTTATCAGGAAATGAAGCAATACGACTTCTACACGAGCTGGGGTCACGGCGCGTTCAAAGACTTCGTGAGGGACTATCACGCGAAGAAGCAAGGGAACAACGCGAACGCCGCTGAGGCGCCACAAAAGGACGACAAGCAGTAA
- the pyrR gene encoding bifunctional pyr operon transcriptional regulator/uracil phosphoribosyltransferase PyrR, whose product MEFTEKARIMDDARINRALARLASEIVEENHGLTDLVLVGIRRRGVPLANRIADKIEDLEGTRPPVGILDITLYRDDLSTVGAKPIVSGTELPGDIENRTIVLVDDVLYTGRTVRAALDQLIDFGRPRRVQLAVLVDRGNEHRELPIQADYIGKHVPTKKSEIIKVMLTDFDEDEGVLIVERPAAEAAA is encoded by the coding sequence GTGGAATTCACTGAAAAGGCCCGCATCATGGACGACGCGCGAATCAATCGCGCGCTTGCCCGACTCGCTTCTGAAATCGTCGAAGAAAATCACGGACTAACGGATCTGGTGTTGGTGGGAATTCGTCGTCGGGGTGTGCCTTTGGCGAACCGGATCGCCGACAAAATAGAGGATTTGGAAGGCACGCGTCCGCCGGTTGGCATCCTCGACATCACTTTGTATCGCGACGATCTTTCGACGGTTGGGGCAAAACCAATTGTCAGCGGGACTGAATTGCCGGGCGACATCGAGAACCGCACGATTGTTCTGGTTGACGACGTGCTCTACACCGGGCGCACTGTGCGCGCGGCGCTGGATCAGTTAATCGATTTCGGCCGCCCGCGACGCGTGCAACTCGCCGTCCTGGTCGATCGGGGCAACGAGCATCGCGAGCTGCCGATTCAGGCCGACTACATCGGCAAACATGTGCCGACGAAGAAGAGTGAGATTATTAAAGTGATGTTGACGGACTTTGACGAGGACGAAGGAGTCCTGATCGTCGAGCGACCCGCAGCCGAAGCGGCAGCGTGA
- a CDS encoding dihydroorotase has product MRLLIKNGYIVDPAQGTNTGKSLFIEDGRVVGLASHSDATPEDAEVIDATGLIVAPGFIDMHVHLREPGQEYKETIASGAAAAVAGGFTTVCAMPNTHPVNDNAAVTRFVIEQAERANLASVLPIGAVTKNSDGSELAEMGEMKDAGIVAVSDDGRPVPTAAMMRRAMEYARGFDLPIIDHCEDKSLARGGVMHEGHWSLVLGLRGAPATAEEVDALRDCALAELSGARVHLAHLSTRGAIAAVRRARERGLSVTCEVAPHHWTLTDDAVAGERDAPAYDTNTKMNPPLRSRDHVEAILEGLGDGTVDAIASDHAPHHADEKELEFDQAPFGIIGLETSVGLAMDGLVKHGVISLERFVELCATNPARILKLEDRGAFRPGARADVTILDPEMIWTFDVSRSASRSRNTPFHGRTMTGAAVATIVAGRVVFLHPDFSRLNTSPPGTLASAAHSRK; this is encoded by the coding sequence ATGCGCCTCTTAATCAAAAACGGATACATCGTCGATCCGGCGCAGGGAACCAACACCGGTAAGAGTCTTTTCATCGAAGACGGCCGCGTGGTCGGACTTGCCAGCCACAGTGATGCGACACCCGAAGACGCCGAAGTGATCGACGCCACAGGGTTGATTGTGGCTCCGGGCTTCATCGACATGCACGTGCACCTGCGCGAGCCGGGCCAGGAATACAAAGAGACGATTGCCAGCGGCGCTGCAGCAGCGGTGGCCGGCGGCTTTACGACCGTGTGCGCGATGCCGAACACGCATCCGGTTAACGACAACGCGGCAGTCACGCGATTTGTGATCGAGCAGGCTGAGCGCGCGAATCTCGCCAGCGTGCTTCCGATCGGCGCGGTCACAAAGAACTCCGACGGGTCGGAGCTCGCCGAGATGGGTGAGATGAAAGACGCCGGGATTGTCGCGGTGTCCGACGACGGGCGGCCCGTGCCGACTGCGGCGATGATGCGTCGCGCCATGGAATACGCGCGCGGATTCGATTTGCCGATCATCGATCATTGTGAAGACAAGTCGCTCGCGCGCGGCGGCGTAATGCACGAAGGCCATTGGTCGCTCGTGCTCGGCTTGCGCGGCGCGCCCGCGACGGCCGAAGAAGTTGACGCTTTGCGTGATTGCGCGCTCGCTGAGCTCAGCGGCGCTCGCGTTCACCTCGCGCATCTTTCGACACGCGGGGCGATTGCGGCGGTGCGGCGGGCAAGAGAACGAGGGCTGTCCGTCACCTGCGAAGTTGCGCCGCACCATTGGACGTTAACCGACGACGCCGTGGCGGGAGAGCGTGACGCGCCGGCTTACGACACGAACACCAAGATGAACCCGCCTTTGCGCAGTCGCGATCATGTCGAAGCAATTCTCGAAGGCCTGGGTGACGGCACTGTAGATGCCATCGCCAGCGACCACGCGCCGCATCATGCTGATGAGAAAGAGCTCGAATTCGATCAAGCTCCGTTCGGGATTATCGGTTTGGAAACTTCTGTTGGCTTAGCTATGGATGGCCTGGTGAAGCATGGCGTGATCTCGCTGGAGCGCTTCGTAGAACTCTGCGCGACAAATCCCGCGCGCATTCTCAAGCTTGAGGACCGGGGCGCGTTCCGGCCCGGCGCGCGAGCCGACGTAACGATTCTCGATCCCGAGATGATCTGGACGTTTGATGTTTCGCGCTCGGCATCGAGAAGCCGAAACACGCCATTCCACGGGCGCACGATGACGGGCGCGGCGGTGGCGACAATCGTCGCCGGGCGCGTTGTTTTTCTTCATCCGGATTTCAGCCGGCTCAACACCTCGCCGCCGGGAACCCTCGCCAGCGCGGCTCACTCGCGGAAGTGA
- the pyrF gene encoding orotidine-5'-phosphate decarboxylase, which yields MQNAQNKLIVALDVENADSALALFEELRSVAGMFKIGSQLFTAAGPNIVREIVAKGGRVFLDLKFHDIPNTVAAAGVEATRLGVSIFNVHASGGVEMMKRTADAVSETAEREGIARPKVIAVTLLTSMDDETLGGIGIDRAARQLVTHFARAAADSALDGVVASPQEIGLIRSSVAQQKFLIVTPGIRSATDAANDQRRTMTAAEAVRAGADYLVVGRPITAAVNRIEAARGIVVDMTKALSN from the coding sequence ATGCAGAACGCACAAAACAAATTAATCGTCGCTCTCGACGTCGAGAATGCCGACAGCGCGCTGGCGCTGTTCGAAGAACTGCGCAGTGTTGCCGGCATGTTCAAGATCGGTTCGCAGCTTTTCACCGCCGCGGGACCTAACATCGTGCGCGAGATTGTGGCAAAGGGCGGAAGAGTTTTCCTCGATTTGAAATTCCACGACATTCCTAACACCGTCGCGGCCGCCGGCGTCGAAGCGACCCGGCTGGGCGTTTCAATCTTCAATGTACATGCGAGCGGCGGAGTGGAGATGATGAAGCGCACTGCCGATGCGGTGTCCGAGACTGCGGAGCGCGAAGGGATCGCCAGACCGAAGGTGATCGCGGTGACGCTGCTGACCAGCATGGACGACGAGACGCTCGGCGGCATTGGTATCGACAGGGCCGCGAGACAGCTTGTGACCCACTTCGCCCGCGCCGCCGCCGACAGCGCCCTGGACGGCGTGGTCGCCTCGCCGCAGGAAATCGGACTGATCCGCTCGTCGGTAGCTCAACAAAAATTCCTGATCGTTACTCCCGGCATCCGGTCTGCCACTGATGCCGCGAACGATCAACGCCGGACGATGACCGCCGCGGAAGCGGTGCGTGCCGGCGCTGATTATCTTGTCGTGGGCCGGCCGATTACCGCCGCCGTGAATCGAATTGAAGCTGCGCGCGGCATCGTGGTTGATATGACCAAGGCGCTCAGCAACTGA
- a CDS encoding aspartate carbamoyltransferase catalytic subunit: MKHLLGIRELSAEQITHLLDTAESFRDISKREIKKVPALRGRTVINLFFEASTRTRTSFEIAAKRLSADAINISVSTSSVSKGETLLDTARNLQAMSPDCIVIRHASAGAPYHLTRVCDAAIVNAGDGSHEHPTQALLDALTIREHKNGIEGLKVAIIGDILHSRVARSNVYLLSKLGATVSVAGPGTLVPREFAELIEQGVRVEQRIEDAVADADVVMVLRIQRERQTDAFFPSMREYAVHYGLHPNHLSLAAPDAIVMHPGPMNRGIEVSSEIADGGRSLILDQVTNGVAVRMAVLYLLAGSEHAELPSVHPGEDDLESRAAGGVRGRTRHQTRGTRN, translated from the coding sequence ATGAAACACCTTCTGGGCATTCGCGAACTCTCGGCCGAGCAAATCACGCATCTGCTCGATACTGCTGAGTCGTTCCGCGATATCTCAAAGCGGGAAATAAAAAAGGTGCCGGCGCTGCGTGGCCGCACCGTAATCAATCTTTTCTTTGAAGCATCCACGCGCACGCGCACTTCGTTCGAGATTGCCGCGAAACGTTTGTCAGCCGACGCGATCAACATCAGCGTGTCGACGTCGAGCGTCTCGAAAGGCGAGACGCTGCTGGACACGGCCCGCAATCTTCAGGCGATGTCACCCGACTGCATCGTCATCCGGCATGCTTCCGCCGGCGCGCCTTATCATCTGACGCGCGTGTGCGATGCCGCCATCGTCAACGCAGGCGACGGTTCGCACGAACATCCGACCCAGGCGCTGCTGGACGCGCTCACGATTCGCGAACACAAAAATGGCATCGAAGGTTTGAAGGTCGCGATTATCGGCGACATCCTGCACTCGCGCGTCGCGCGCTCGAACGTTTATCTGCTGTCGAAATTAGGGGCAACGGTGAGCGTCGCCGGGCCGGGGACGCTCGTCCCGCGCGAATTCGCGGAATTAATTGAACAGGGCGTTCGAGTTGAGCAACGCATCGAAGACGCGGTGGCCGATGCCGACGTGGTGATGGTGTTGCGAATTCAGCGCGAGCGTCAGACCGATGCCTTCTTCCCGTCCATGCGCGAATACGCCGTGCACTACGGTTTGCACCCGAATCATCTGAGTCTTGCCGCGCCCGACGCGATTGTCATGCATCCCGGACCGATGAATCGCGGCATCGAGGTTTCTTCCGAGATAGCTGACGGCGGCCGGTCACTGATTCTCGATCAAGTCACAAACGGCGTAGCCGTTCGCATGGCGGTGCTTTATTTGCTGGCCGGATCTGAACATGCTGAGTTGCCGTCCGTGCATCCGGGTGAAGATGATCTGGAATCGCGCGCCGCGGGTGGCGTGCGCGGCAGGACTCGACATCAAACGCGGGGGACTCGCAATTAA